The Hydrogenothermus marinus genome has a window encoding:
- a CDS encoding arsenate reductase ArsC, whose translation MGVKIGFICTGNSARSQMAEGFGKYYAEKLDKNVEVYSAGSNPSGYVHPLAIKVMAEKGIDISQNKSKSLNDIPLNELDYVITLCGDAAETCPVVPGVNTQHWGLPDPARAEGTEEEKLETFRKIRDQIEEKVANLLKNL comes from the coding sequence ATGGGAGTAAAAATTGGATTTATATGTACAGGAAATTCTGCAAGAAGCCAGATGGCAGAAGGTTTTGGTAAGTATTATGCTGAAAAACTTGATAAAAATGTAGAAGTTTATTCTGCAGGTTCTAATCCTTCTGGATATGTTCATCCTTTAGCTATAAAAGTAATGGCAGAAAAAGGAATAGATATTTCTCAAAATAAATCAAAATCATTAAACGATATTCCTTTAAATGAACTTGATTATGTAATTACTTTATGCGGTGATGCAGCAGAAACATGTCCTGTTGTACCTGGTGTAAATACTCAGCATTGGGGATTACCAGACCCTGCAAGAGCAGAAGGCACAGAAGAAGAAAAATTAGAAACATTTAGAAAAATAAGAGATCAGATAGAAGAGAAAGTAGCTAATCTACTAAAAAATCTATAA
- a CDS encoding ArsR/SmtB family transcription factor has product METQELKKCYYALSDDIRLKILRFLIEFEELCVCQLQEIFDISQPNLSFHLRILRDADFVKTKRKSKWVFYFLNLDNPILKANLKFIKQIEIDKNINFQCQI; this is encoded by the coding sequence ATGGAAACTCAAGAATTAAAAAAATGTTATTATGCTTTATCAGATGATATAAGATTAAAAATTCTTAGATTTTTAATAGAATTTGAAGAGCTTTGTGTATGCCAATTACAAGAAATCTTTGACATATCACAACCAAATTTATCTTTTCATTTAAGAATTTTAAGAGATGCAGATTTTGTAAAAACAAAAAGAAAAAGCAAATGGGTTTTTTATTTTTTAAATCTTGATAATCCTATATTAAAAGCAAATCTAAAGTTTATAAAACAGATAGAAATAGACAAAAATATAAATTTCCAATGCCAAATCTAA
- a CDS encoding type II secretion system F family protein — translation MPVYKYKALSKTGKEEKGTIEANSVSHLKNVLSKKNLILLEVEELGKSKKIKSLKDLNITFFKKQFFTDEIVFILYELGILIGKNIHITSAIEIVANQQENSLLKEKLLKAKSFQVLKEKLQEVIPQIEKGKKLADSLKEKQILPESSIQILAVGEETGQLEDMFQMIADIYKKQTEKLITRFITLLEPITLIILSVMIGFFIFATLFPIFNLSIKL, via the coding sequence ATGCCAGTTTATAAATATAAAGCTTTATCAAAAACAGGGAAAGAAGAAAAAGGAACAATAGAAGCAAACTCCGTATCCCATCTAAAAAATGTACTGTCTAAAAAAAATCTAATATTATTAGAAGTAGAAGAACTTGGAAAATCAAAAAAAATAAAATCCTTAAAAGATTTAAATATCACTTTTTTTAAAAAGCAGTTTTTTACAGATGAGATAGTATTTATCCTTTATGAACTTGGTATTTTAATTGGAAAAAATATACATATAACATCTGCAATAGAGATAGTAGCAAATCAACAAGAAAACTCATTATTGAAAGAAAAACTATTAAAAGCAAAATCTTTTCAAGTATTAAAAGAAAAACTTCAAGAAGTTATACCACAAATAGAAAAAGGAAAAAAATTAGCAGATAGCTTAAAAGAAAAACAGATTTTACCAGAAAGTAGTATCCAAATCCTTGCAGTTGGAGAAGAAACAGGACAACTTGAAGATATGTTTCAGATGATAGCAGATATTTACAAAAAACAAACAGAAAAATTAATTACAAGATTTATAACCCTTCTTGAACCTATAACCTTAATAATATTATCAGTGATGATTGGATTTTTCATATTTGCAACATTATTTCCTATATTTAATCTATCTATTAAGCTATAA
- a CDS encoding NADP-dependent isocitrate dehydrogenase gives MAKATIVWTKIDEAPALATYSLLPIMRAFTKDADVDIELRDISLAGRILAQFPDILPEDKRVPDELAYLGELVWKPEANIMKLPNISASLPQLKEAIKELQEQGYPLPDYPEDPKTEEEKKIKERYDRCVGSVVNPVLRQGNSDRRLAQSVKEYAKKHPHKLRDVAPNSKSHVAYMKEGDFYQNEKSVIIKKDTKIKYVFEDKNGNQQVLKEVEVGQGDVVDGTFMDRKALREYFKEVIDVAKREDILFSVHVKATMMKVSDPVIFGDAIKVYYNDLFEKHGETLEKLGWEPRFGMQDLENRIESLPEEEKEAIKKTIQEIYKKQPRLYMVDSDNGITNLHMPNDVIIDASVPAVIKNGLKGWGPSGEVDDVVLSIPDRSYATMYKEIVEDIKTNGQFDPTKIGTVQNVGLMAMKAEEYGSHDKTFFPPADGKMKVIDEEGNVLIEHCVNEGDIWRSCITKDIAIRDWIKLAINRAKETGYPIVFWLDEYRAHDRNLIEIVKEELPKYDLSDVEWYIKAPEDAMKYTLARFRKGENTISVTGNVLRDYLTDLFPIIEVGTSARSLSIVPLIAGGGLFETGAGGSAPKHVEQFLKEGHLRWDSLGEFLAFVESLKHAYKQLKTLHNKDDKRILILAETLDKAVGKYLDNDKTPKRKVGELDTRGSHFYLALYWAEELANQTEDKELAEKFAKVYADLKENEQKILDEIKAVEGKPAETGGWYHPDDEKTEKLMRPSQTFNQIIDSLLK, from the coding sequence ATGGCAAAAGCAACTATTGTATGGACAAAGATTGATGAAGCACCAGCTCTGGCAACGTATTCTTTATTACCAATTATGAGAGCTTTTACTAAAGATGCTGATGTAGATATTGAATTAAGAGATATTTCTCTTGCAGGAAGAATTCTTGCCCAATTTCCTGATATATTACCAGAAGATAAAAGAGTTCCTGATGAACTTGCATATCTTGGAGAACTTGTATGGAAACCAGAAGCAAATATTATGAAACTTCCTAATATATCAGCATCTTTACCACAATTAAAAGAAGCTATAAAAGAACTTCAAGAACAAGGATATCCTTTACCTGACTATCCAGAGGATCCAAAAACAGAAGAGGAGAAAAAGATAAAAGAAAGATATGATAGATGTGTAGGTTCTGTTGTTAACCCTGTTTTAAGACAAGGAAACTCAGATAGAAGACTTGCTCAATCTGTTAAAGAATATGCAAAAAAACATCCCCATAAATTAAGAGATGTCGCTCCAAACTCAAAATCACATGTTGCATATATGAAAGAAGGAGATTTTTATCAAAATGAAAAATCTGTAATTATCAAAAAAGACACAAAAATAAAATATGTATTTGAAGATAAAAATGGAAATCAGCAAGTATTAAAAGAAGTTGAAGTTGGACAAGGTGATGTAGTAGACGGAACTTTTATGGATAGAAAGGCTTTAAGAGAGTATTTTAAAGAAGTAATTGATGTTGCTAAAAGAGAGGATATTCTTTTCTCTGTCCATGTGAAAGCTACAATGATGAAAGTTTCTGATCCTGTAATTTTTGGAGATGCTATCAAAGTTTATTACAATGATTTATTTGAAAAACATGGAGAAACATTAGAAAAACTTGGTTGGGAACCAAGATTTGGAATGCAAGATCTTGAAAATAGAATAGAATCTTTACCAGAAGAAGAAAAAGAAGCTATTAAAAAAACAATCCAAGAAATTTATAAAAAACAACCAAGACTATACATGGTTGATTCAGATAATGGAATTACAAACCTTCATATGCCTAATGATGTAATTATTGATGCATCTGTTCCTGCAGTAATTAAAAATGGATTAAAAGGTTGGGGTCCTTCCGGTGAAGTTGATGATGTTGTTTTATCTATACCAGATAGATCTTATGCAACAATGTATAAAGAAATAGTAGAAGATATTAAAACAAATGGTCAGTTTGATCCAACAAAAATAGGAACAGTTCAAAATGTTGGATTAATGGCAATGAAAGCTGAAGAGTATGGTTCTCACGATAAAACATTTTTCCCACCAGCAGATGGAAAAATGAAAGTTATTGATGAAGAAGGAAATGTATTAATAGAACACTGTGTAAATGAAGGGGATATTTGGAGAAGCTGTATTACTAAGGATATAGCTATTAGAGATTGGATTAAGCTTGCTATAAATAGAGCTAAAGAAACAGGTTATCCAATAGTTTTCTGGCTTGATGAGTATAGAGCTCATGATAGAAACCTTATAGAGATTGTTAAAGAAGAGCTTCCAAAATATGATCTTTCTGATGTTGAATGGTATATAAAAGCCCCTGAAGATGCTATGAAATATACATTAGCAAGATTCAGAAAAGGAGAAAATACAATATCTGTAACAGGAAATGTTTTAAGAGATTACTTAACAGATTTATTCCCTATTATTGAGGTAGGTACATCTGCAAGATCTTTATCTATAGTGCCACTCATCGCAGGTGGAGGACTTTTTGAAACAGGAGCAGGTGGTTCAGCTCCAAAACATGTAGAACAGTTCTTAAAAGAAGGCCATTTAAGATGGGATTCCCTTGGAGAGTTTTTAGCATTTGTTGAGTCTTTAAAACATGCTTATAAACAACTTAAAACTTTACATAACAAAGATGACAAAAGAATTCTTATACTTGCAGAAACATTAGATAAAGCTGTTGGTAAATATCTTGATAATGATAAAACACCAAAAAGAAAAGTTGGTGAACTTGATACAAGAGGTTCTCATTTCTACTTAGCTTTATACTGGGCAGAAGAACTTGCAAATCAAACAGAAGATAAAGAATTAGCTGAAAAATTTGCTAAAGTTTATGCAGACTTAAAAGAAAATGAACAAAAAATACTTGATGAGATTAAAGCAGTAGAAGGTAAGCCTGCAGAAACTGGTGGATGGTATCACCCAGATGATGAAAAAACTGAAAAATTAATGAGACCTTCCCAAACTTTCAATCAGATTATAGACTCACTTTTAAAATAA
- the ffh gene encoding signal recognition particle protein: MFELLTEKFSNVVEKLKRAKKLDEKTVDEALKDIRRALIEADVNIEVVQKFLNDIKQKLVGQEVIKGLNAGETVIKLIYDELLNILGKEEPLKKAEKTPTIIMLVGLQGTGKTTTAGKLANYLKSKGFAVGVASTDVRRPAAAKQLCTLAESINLPCFVDEEEKDAIKLTEKVIEKAKNAGLSYLILDTAGRLHIDQELMDELVEIKNKVHPTEILYVADAMQGQDAINTAKEYHEKVGLTGVILTKVDGDAKGGIALSVRQVLGVPIKFVGVGEKINDFEPFHPDRIAQRILGLGDIQSLIEKMQAAIDEDKAEKMAKRMMNAEFTLEDLKEQLQMIKNLGPLENILKMIPGIGSKIKDLKVDNKQFVKIEAIINSMTPEERQNPHIINGSRKKRIARGSGTTIMDVNKVLKQYKEMKKLMKKMKKSGKMKLPFNMPNLPF, translated from the coding sequence TTGTTTGAGCTTCTAACTGAAAAATTTTCAAATGTTGTTGAAAAATTAAAAAGAGCTAAAAAATTAGATGAAAAAACAGTAGATGAAGCACTTAAAGATATTAGAAGAGCCTTAATAGAAGCTGATGTAAATATAGAAGTAGTTCAAAAATTTTTAAATGATATAAAACAAAAATTAGTTGGCCAAGAAGTTATAAAAGGTTTAAATGCAGGTGAAACTGTAATAAAACTTATATATGATGAACTTTTAAATATTCTTGGCAAAGAAGAACCTTTAAAAAAAGCAGAAAAAACTCCTACTATTATAATGCTTGTTGGTCTTCAAGGTACCGGTAAAACAACTACCGCTGGTAAGCTTGCCAATTATTTAAAATCAAAAGGTTTTGCAGTTGGAGTTGCTTCTACTGATGTAAGAAGACCTGCAGCAGCAAAACAACTTTGCACCTTAGCAGAAAGTATAAATCTTCCATGTTTTGTAGATGAAGAAGAAAAAGATGCTATAAAACTTACAGAAAAAGTAATAGAAAAAGCCAAAAATGCAGGGCTTTCATATCTAATTCTTGATACTGCAGGAAGACTTCATATAGATCAAGAGTTAATGGATGAACTTGTAGAAATAAAAAATAAGGTTCATCCAACAGAGATTCTTTATGTTGCAGATGCAATGCAAGGTCAAGATGCAATAAATACTGCAAAAGAGTATCACGAAAAAGTTGGACTTACAGGGGTTATTTTAACAAAAGTTGATGGAGATGCAAAAGGTGGAATAGCTTTATCTGTAAGACAAGTTTTAGGGGTACCAATTAAATTTGTTGGAGTTGGAGAAAAAATAAATGATTTTGAACCTTTCCATCCAGATAGAATTGCACAAAGAATTCTTGGACTTGGTGATATTCAAAGTTTAATAGAAAAAATGCAAGCAGCTATAGATGAAGATAAAGCCGAGAAAATGGCTAAAAGAATGATGAATGCTGAATTTACTCTTGAAGATTTAAAAGAGCAACTTCAGATGATAAAAAATCTTGGACCTCTTGAAAATATACTAAAAATGATACCTGGAATAGGAAGCAAAATAAAAGATTTAAAAGTTGACAACAAACAGTTTGTAAAGATAGAAGCAATTATAAACTCAATGACTCCAGAAGAAAGACAAAATCCACATATCATAAATGGAAGTAGAAAAAAAAGAATAGCAAGAGGAAGTGGAACAACAATAATGGATGTAAATAAAGTTTTAAAGCAATATAAAGAGATGAAAAAATTGATGAAAAAAATGAAAAAATCTGGTAAAATGAAACTTCCGTTTAATATGCCAAATTTACCATTTTAA
- the rpsP gene encoding 30S ribosomal protein S16 has translation MVKIRLARYGRKKHPVYKMVVVDNKKPRESDYIEYIGTYDPILKTGNINIEKAKVWLEKGAQPTERAAKILKAFGLEEIEIPKGK, from the coding sequence TTGGTTAAGATTAGACTTGCAAGATATGGAAGAAAGAAGCATCCAGTGTACAAGATGGTGGTAGTTGATAATAAAAAGCCAAGAGAGTCAGATTATATTGAGTATATTGGTACTTATGATCCAATATTAAAAACTGGAAATATAAATATTGAAAAAGCAAAAGTTTGGCTTGAAAAAGGAGCACAACCTACAGAAAGAGCTGCTAAAATCTTAAAAGCATTTGGATTAGAAGAAATTGAAATCCCAAAAGGAAAATAG
- a CDS encoding KH domain-containing protein, translated as MSKLQELVEFTAKALVDHPDRVEVKEIEGEKTTVIELKVAPEDLGKVIGRQGRTARAIRTLLAAVARKQNKRAVLEILE; from the coding sequence ATGAGCAAACTTCAAGAATTAGTTGAATTCACAGCTAAAGCACTTGTAGATCACCCAGATAGAGTAGAAGTTAAAGAAATAGAGGGTGAAAAAACTACTGTTATAGAATTAAAAGTTGCTCCAGAAGACCTTGGAAAAGTAATTGGAAGACAAGGTAGAACTGCAAGAGCTATCAGAACATTACTTGCGGCAGTTGCAAGAAAGCAAAACAAAAGAGCAGTTCTTGAAATATTAGAATAA
- the murC gene encoding UDP-N-acetylmuramate--L-alanine ligase: MFRGRVKNIHFVGIGGSGMNGIAHVLLNLGFNVSGSDLKESSTVLNLKNMGAKVFIGHNPKNVIGADVVVYSSAVKEDNPEIVEAKKLGIPVIPRGEMLAELMRFKYGIAIAGSHGKTTTTSMVGTILAKTGYDPTIVIGGKLETFGSNAKLGRGDFLVAESDESDGSFLRLSPTIISINNIDLEHVGYYKDLDDIKKAFIDFANKIPFYGAVALNIDDKNIKDILPSIEKRVIKFAIEDKNADIVAYDLNLENGRYRFKVNDFGEIHLSIPGKHNIYNALASISIATELNIPFCVIKETLENFKNANRRFDIKFDGKIKVIDDYAHHPSEIKATISAANDMYQNKNRLITIFQPHRYTRLASLFDEFVDSFKDSDIIIITDIYSAGEKQIEVVSGEKLAETIKEKLNKQVYFAKYLSDVENITKDIIKENDVILVLGAGNITQVAESLAKYFRGEK; encoded by the coding sequence ATGTTTAGAGGAAGAGTAAAAAATATTCATTTTGTTGGTATTGGTGGTTCTGGTATGAATGGAATTGCCCATGTCCTTTTAAATCTTGGATTTAATGTCTCAGGTTCTGATTTGAAAGAAAGTAGTACTGTTTTAAATCTAAAAAATATGGGAGCAAAAGTATTTATTGGACATAATCCTAAAAATGTAATAGGTGCAGATGTTGTTGTTTATTCCTCAGCAGTAAAAGAAGATAATCCTGAGATAGTGGAAGCTAAAAAGCTTGGGATTCCTGTAATACCAAGAGGAGAAATGCTTGCAGAACTTATGAGATTTAAATATGGTATAGCAATTGCAGGAAGTCATGGAAAAACAACAACAACTTCAATGGTAGGAACAATACTTGCCAAAACAGGATATGACCCAACTATTGTAATTGGTGGAAAATTAGAGACATTTGGAAGTAATGCAAAACTTGGAAGAGGTGATTTTTTAGTAGCAGAATCAGATGAAAGTGATGGTTCTTTTTTAAGACTTTCACCAACTATTATTTCTATTAATAATATAGATTTAGAGCATGTTGGATATTACAAAGATTTAGATGATATAAAAAAGGCATTTATAGATTTTGCAAATAAAATTCCATTTTATGGAGCAGTAGCATTAAATATAGATGATAAAAATATAAAAGATATTTTGCCTTCAATAGAAAAAAGAGTTATTAAGTTTGCAATTGAAGATAAAAATGCAGATATAGTAGCTTATGATTTAAATCTAGAAAATGGAAGATATAGATTTAAAGTTAATGATTTTGGAGAGATACATCTTTCTATTCCAGGAAAACATAATATTTATAATGCTCTTGCATCAATATCTATAGCTACAGAGCTTAATATACCTTTTTGTGTAATTAAAGAAACCTTAGAAAACTTTAAAAATGCAAATAGAAGATTTGATATAAAATTTGATGGAAAGATTAAAGTCATTGATGATTATGCCCATCATCCATCTGAGATTAAAGCTACTATTTCAGCTGCAAATGATATGTATCAAAATAAAAACAGATTAATAACTATTTTCCAACCTCATAGATATACAAGACTTGCCTCTTTATTTGATGAATTTGTAGATAGCTTTAAAGATAGTGATATTATAATTATTACAGATATATATTCAGCAGGAGAAAAGCAGATAGAAGTAGTTTCAGGAGAGAAATTAGCAGAAACTATAAAAGAAAAGCTAAATAAGCAGGTTTATTTTGCAAAATATCTTTCTGATGTTGAAAATATAACAAAAGATATAATAAAAGAAAATGATGTAATTTTAGTGCTTGGAGCAGGAAATATTACACAAGTTGCAGAAAGCTTGGCTAAATATTTTAGGGGAGAAAAATGA
- a CDS encoding nicotinate phosphoribosyltransferase, whose amino-acid sequence MRFGFVNEKNMALLTDLYELTMAQVYLKENRTKTAIFDFYIRPTKKRTFFLNAGLEQLLYYLENIKFTDEDIQYLKEKGFEDFFLDYLKNFKFTGNIYAVEEGEIVFPNEPIVQVEAPLPEAQIIETFLINTLQHPILVATKAIRCNIAGDFKKILVDFGLRRAHGTDAGMKAARASYIGGFAGTSNVLAGKEYNIPIVGTMAHSFILSYFDEEKAFEAFAKQYPENTIFLIDTFDTIKGLKNALKAVKKLNMKSFKGVRLDSGDLVKLSKEVRKILDEEGYKDAKIIASGSIDEYKIKEHIEKNAPIDGYGVGTKLVVSSDLPYLDCAYKLVEYDGRPVMKFSPHKITLPSKKQVFRQFENGKFKEDTVGLYDENLEGKPLLKKVMENGKVCINLPTLEKIKEKAINNVKKLPKQFLNIGNEIEYIPSISENLKKVVEKLKEEIK is encoded by the coding sequence ATGAGATTTGGATTTGTAAATGAAAAAAATATGGCTTTATTAACAGACCTTTATGAGCTTACAATGGCTCAAGTTTATCTAAAAGAAAATAGAACAAAAACAGCTATATTTGATTTTTATATAAGACCTACCAAAAAAAGAACCTTTTTCTTAAATGCAGGACTTGAACAGCTTTTATACTATCTTGAGAATATAAAATTTACAGATGAAGATATTCAGTATTTAAAAGAAAAAGGATTTGAAGATTTCTTCTTAGATTATCTTAAGAACTTTAAATTTACAGGAAATATTTATGCAGTAGAAGAAGGAGAGATTGTATTTCCAAATGAGCCTATTGTTCAGGTAGAGGCACCTTTACCTGAAGCACAAATAATAGAAACATTTTTAATAAATACTCTTCAACATCCAATACTTGTTGCAACAAAAGCTATAAGATGTAATATAGCAGGAGATTTTAAAAAGATTTTAGTTGATTTTGGTTTAAGAAGAGCCCATGGAACAGATGCAGGAATGAAAGCAGCAAGAGCCTCATATATTGGAGGATTTGCAGGAACTTCAAATGTTCTTGCAGGTAAAGAGTATAATATCCCAATAGTTGGTACAATGGCACACTCATTTATACTTTCTTATTTTGATGAAGAAAAGGCTTTTGAAGCATTTGCAAAACAATATCCAGAAAATACCATTTTTTTAATAGATACTTTTGATACTATAAAAGGTTTAAAAAACGCATTAAAAGCAGTAAAAAAACTAAATATGAAAAGCTTTAAAGGAGTTAGATTAGATAGTGGAGATTTAGTAAAACTTTCAAAAGAAGTTAGAAAAATACTTGATGAAGAAGGATATAAAGATGCAAAAATAATAGCAAGTGGTTCCATAGATGAGTATAAAATAAAAGAACATATTGAAAAAAATGCACCTATTGATGGGTATGGAGTAGGAACAAAATTAGTAGTTTCTTCTGATCTTCCTTATCTTGATTGTGCTTATAAACTTGTTGAGTATGATGGAAGACCTGTCATGAAATTTAGCCCACATAAGATAACTTTACCATCTAAAAAACAAGTATTTAGACAGTTTGAAAATGGCAAATTTAAAGAAGATACCGTAGGTTTATATGATGAAAATTTAGAGGGAAAACCATTACTAAAAAAAGTGATGGAAAATGGAAAAGTATGTATAAATCTACCGACCTTAGAAAAAATAAAAGAAAAAGCAATTAATAATGTAAAAAAACTACCAAAACAGTTTTTAAATATTGGAAATGAGATAGAATATATTCCTTCAATTTCAGAAAATTTAAAAAAGGTAGTTGAAAAACTAAAAGAAGAGATAAAATGA
- a CDS encoding metal ABC transporter substrate-binding protein, translating to MRKILILLLLSIYTSFAITITTTVKSVADIVKEITKEKAKVYYIIPPNASIHTYEYKASDLKKVYQSDIFLYIGSGEPNINNIIKLLPKGKQIKVSDIKGIKLIKEFEFKEHTEEQKHHHETFHPALWLDPENAKIIAKAVYKRLIKIDPRNKRIYEKNLKSFEKKVDEIIKYGKDKINKLKNKNFISYHYAWPYFTKRFGLKYLAVIELGHGREPTPKHIIKLINLIKTNHIKSIFAAKQFYNPKYADLVKNATKVNIIFLDPFGINKNYIQMIKFNIDKVYEGLK from the coding sequence ATGAGAAAAATATTAATATTATTATTACTTTCAATTTATACATCTTTTGCTATAACAATTACAACGACAGTTAAATCAGTTGCAGATATTGTAAAAGAGATTACAAAAGAAAAAGCTAAAGTTTATTATATTATTCCACCAAATGCATCTATTCATACTTATGAGTATAAAGCATCTGATTTAAAAAAGGTTTATCAATCAGATATATTTTTATACATTGGCTCAGGAGAACCTAATATTAATAATATAATTAAATTATTACCAAAAGGTAAACAGATAAAGGTTTCAGATATTAAAGGAATAAAACTTATTAAAGAGTTTGAATTTAAAGAACATACTGAAGAACAGAAACACCACCATGAAACATTTCACCCTGCATTATGGCTTGACCCTGAAAACGCAAAAATAATAGCAAAAGCAGTTTATAAAAGATTAATAAAAATAGACCCAAGGAATAAGAGAATTTATGAAAAAAATCTAAAATCTTTTGAGAAAAAAGTAGATGAAATAATAAAATATGGAAAAGATAAAATAAATAAACTAAAAAATAAAAATTTTATCTCTTACCATTATGCTTGGCCATACTTTACAAAAAGATTTGGACTTAAATATTTAGCAGTTATTGAACTTGGACATGGTAGAGAGCCAACACCAAAACATATTATAAAATTAATTAATTTAATAAAAACAAATCATATAAAATCAATTTTTGCGGCAAAACAGTTTTATAATCCTAAATATGCAGATCTTGTAAAAAATGCTACAAAGGTAAATATTATATTTTTAGACCCTTTTGGAATAAATAAAAATTATATCCAGATGATTAAATTTAATATTGATAAAGTTTATGAAGGTTTAAAATAA
- a CDS encoding metallophosphoesterase, producing the protein MESFLKINLKKYAVIGDAHGCYYELKELIEKIWSKYGEDTFIISVGDNIDRGDYNLKTLEFCMDLHKKGKFLEVQSNHMDKFIRWLKGNDVKISYGMQKTVEEFNSLPEKAKENLKNKILEYYEKIPLYLIVNNNESVIAHAGIKDEMIGKVSKKIKSFVLYGETTGRFLENGFPERLDWTINRKVKPDSPKIIYGHTVYEEPYINNKCYGIDTGCVLGNKLTAYLPREDKFEFVKAKKQYYSF; encoded by the coding sequence ATGGAAAGTTTTTTAAAGATAAATTTAAAAAAATATGCAGTAATTGGTGATGCACATGGTTGTTATTATGAATTAAAAGAACTTATAGAAAAAATATGGTCTAAATATGGAGAAGATACATTTATAATCAGTGTTGGAGATAATATAGATAGAGGAGATTATAATCTAAAAACTCTTGAATTTTGTATGGATTTGCACAAAAAAGGAAAATTTTTAGAAGTTCAAAGTAATCATATGGATAAATTTATTAGATGGTTAAAAGGAAATGATGTAAAAATAAGTTATGGTATGCAAAAAACAGTAGAAGAGTTTAACTCTTTACCAGAAAAAGCTAAAGAAAATTTAAAAAACAAAATCTTAGAATATTACGAAAAAATACCTTTATATCTTATTGTAAATAACAATGAATCTGTAATAGCCCATGCAGGAATAAAAGATGAGATGATAGGGAAAGTTTCAAAAAAGATAAAAAGTTTTGTTTTATATGGAGAAACAACAGGAAGATTTTTAGAAAATGGTTTTCCTGAAAGATTAGATTGGACTATAAATAGAAAAGTAAAACCAGATAGTCCTAAAATTATTTATGGCCATACTGTTTATGAAGAACCTTATATAAATAATAAATGTTATGGTATAGATACAGGTTGTGTTTTAGGAAATAAATTAACAGCATATCTTCCAAGAGAAGATAAATTTGAGTTTGTAAAAGCAAAAAAACAGTATTACAGCTTTTAA